In Candidatus Sodalis pierantonius str. SOPE, one DNA window encodes the following:
- the gsiC gene encoding glutathione ABC transporter permease GsiC: MLNYFIKRLLGLIPTLLIVAVLVFGFVHLLPGDLARLAAGPEADASVVALVRHDLGLDQPLPTQFWRFLTHAVRGDFGTSMVSKRPVSSEISSRFMPTLWLTVTSMVWSVIFGMPLGILSAVWRNRWPDRLGMTLAVSGISFPAFALGMLLMQIFSVQLGWLPTVGADSLRHYILPSITLGAAVASIMACFTRASFIEVMQEDYMRTARAKGVRESLVVVKHGLCNAMIPVVTMMGLQFGFLLGGSIVVEAVFNWPGLGRLLVDSVTLRDYPVIQAEVLLFSLEFILINLMVDMLYAAINPSIRYR; encoded by the coding sequence ATGCTGAATTATTTCATCAAGCGATTGTTAGGGCTCATCCCGACGCTGCTGATTGTGGCGGTGCTGGTGTTCGGGTTTGTCCATCTGTTGCCGGGCGATCTCGCCCGGCTGGCGGCGGGGCCGGAAGCGGATGCGTCGGTGGTGGCTCTGGTGCGCCACGATCTCGGGCTGGATCAACCGCTGCCGACGCAGTTCTGGCGCTTTCTCACCCATGCGGTGCGGGGCGATTTTGGTACCTCGATGGTTTCCAAGCGGCCGGTAAGCAGCGAGATAAGCAGCCGGTTTATGCCCACGCTGTGGCTGACCGTGACCAGTATGGTCTGGTCGGTTATCTTCGGCATGCCGCTGGGCATTCTGTCCGCGGTGTGGCGCAACCGTTGGCCCGATCGATTAGGGATGACGCTTGCGGTATCGGGTATCTCCTTTCCCGCTTTCGCGCTCGGCATGCTATTGATGCAAATTTTCTCGGTGCAGCTGGGCTGGCTACCCACGGTCGGGGCGGACTCGCTGCGCCACTATATCCTGCCGTCGATTACCCTTGGCGCGGCGGTGGCGTCGATTATGGCGTGTTTTACCCGTGCTTCGTTTATCGAGGTGATGCAAGAAGATTATATGCGCACCGCCCGTGCCAAAGGGGTGCGCGAAAGTCTGGTGGTGGTTAAGCACGGCCTGTGCAACGCCATGATCCCGGTGGTGACCATGATGGGTTTACAATTCGGGTTCCTGCTGGGGGGATCGATCGTGGTGGAGGCAGTATTTAACTGGCCCGGCCTGGGTCGTCTGCTGGTGGATTCGGTCACGCTGCGCGATTATCCGGTTATCCAGGCCGAGGTTCTGTTGTTTTCCCTGGAGTTTATCCTCATCAATCTGATGGTGGACATGCTGTATGCCGCCATTAACCCCTCCATTCGCTACAGGTAA
- the istB gene encoding IS21-like element ISSoEn3 family helper ATPase IstB: protein MDTLLMALRELKLSAMVQALETQRELPGSYGELGFEERLSLMVESENLHSKNNHIYCLRRQSQMRLQAKPEDIRYIPSRGVTPEQMRDLLGGQYLKYQKSILITGPTGTGKTWLSCALGEQACRQQYSVRYWRVGRLLAHLHQCQVDGTYLKQLKQLEKIELLILDDVGLESISPMQATMLLEVMEDRYDKSSSILISQLPVKKWYGLIENPTTADALLDRLVHPSYRLEFKGESLRKEQGVASTGKID from the coding sequence ATGGATACACTGTTAATGGCTCTGCGAGAGCTGAAGTTGTCGGCAATGGTCCAGGCGTTGGAGACGCAACGCGAACTCCCGGGGAGTTATGGGGAGCTGGGGTTCGAGGAGCGGTTGTCGCTGATGGTAGAATCGGAAAATTTGCATAGTAAAAACAACCACATATACTGTCTGCGACGGCAATCGCAAATGCGCTTGCAGGCAAAACCGGAAGATATCCGCTATATCCCTAGCCGAGGAGTGACACCGGAACAGATGCGAGATCTGCTAGGGGGACAATATCTGAAATATCAGAAAAGCATCCTCATCACGGGGCCGACAGGTACGGGCAAAACCTGGCTCAGTTGTGCGCTTGGTGAGCAGGCATGCCGGCAGCAATATAGCGTGCGTTACTGGCGAGTGGGTCGGTTGCTGGCCCATCTTCACCAGTGTCAGGTAGACGGGACCTATCTAAAACAGCTTAAGCAGTTAGAAAAAATAGAGTTACTGATCTTGGACGACGTGGGCCTAGAATCAATAAGTCCGATGCAGGCAACGATGCTGTTGGAGGTGATGGAAGATCGCTACGACAAAAGCAGCAGCATCCTGATCAGTCAACTGCCGGTGAAAAAATGGTATGGACTGATAGAAAACCCCACGACAGCTGACGCGTTACTCGATCGGTTAGTACATCCCAGCTATAGACTGGAATTTAAAGGCGAATCACTACGCAAAGAGCAAGGAGTAGCCAGCACAGGAAAAATAGACTAA
- a CDS encoding 5'-nucleotidase, lipoprotein e(P4) family: protein MQRLTRGIALLALGCLISGCAPRQPPAATASTAQAQLTSQTVMAVNWMQQSGEISALAYQAFNSAQTSFLQAKARPWMKKAVVVDLDETMIDNSAYAGWQIKHAQPFSEKTWSQWTQAREAKAMPGAVAFSQFVAQHGGRMFYVSNRAQADFAATVDNLKALGFADVTPQSLLLKPTGGSSDKTARFHEVEQQGYDIVVYVGDNLNDFSGEPYHRLNSKRRDFVNRHQGDFGRKYIVLPNPSYGDWEGGLSKDYWPASDEQKLKIRAERIDAWDGK, encoded by the coding sequence ATGCAGAGGTTAACCCGCGGTATCGCCCTACTCGCCCTTGGCTGCCTAATAAGCGGCTGCGCCCCGCGGCAGCCACCCGCCGCGACGGCGTCGACGGCCCAGGCGCAATTGACCAGTCAAACGGTCATGGCGGTGAACTGGATGCAGCAATCCGGCGAAATCAGCGCGCTCGCCTATCAAGCGTTTAACAGCGCCCAAACGTCGTTTTTACAAGCCAAGGCGCGGCCGTGGATGAAGAAAGCCGTGGTGGTGGATTTGGATGAAACCATGATCGACAACAGCGCTTATGCCGGTTGGCAGATTAAACACGCGCAACCGTTTAGCGAGAAAACCTGGAGTCAATGGACCCAGGCGCGCGAAGCCAAAGCCATGCCGGGCGCCGTGGCCTTTTCCCAATTCGTGGCCCAGCATGGCGGACGCATGTTTTACGTCTCCAACCGCGCGCAAGCGGATTTCGCCGCCACCGTGGATAATCTGAAAGCACTGGGCTTTGCCGACGTGACGCCGCAAAGTCTGCTGCTAAAACCCACCGGCGGCAGTTCCGACAAAACCGCCCGCTTCCACGAGGTGGAACAGCAGGGCTACGACATTGTCGTCTATGTCGGGGACAATCTGAACGATTTCAGCGGCGAGCCGTATCACCGGCTTAATAGCAAACGTCGGGATTTCGTCAACCGCCATCAGGGCGATTTCGGCCGTAAATACATTGTGCTGCCTAACCCGAGTTACGGCGATTGGGAAGGCGGGTTGTCGAAGGATTATTGGCCCGCCAGCGATGAGCAGAAGCTGAAAATCCGCGCCGAGCGCATTGATGCCTGGGACGGCAAATAA
- a CDS encoding PQQ-dependent sugar dehydrogenase, whose protein sequence is MRGLLVLLFATGLLGLPLAANAARTQVTEVLGGLEHPWSLAFLNDAGGILITERPGRLRYWQPGASLSPPISGVPAVYAHGQGGLFDVLPAPDFAQSRRIYLSFAEQGKQDAGTAVGYGRLSEDNRHLADFNIIFRQGPKLSSGEHFGGRLAFDRQGMLYISLGENNRRPTAQSLSKHQGKVVRLHANGEVPEDNPFVHQENAWPEIWTYDHHNPQGLAMNPWTGDMWENEHGPRDGDEINILHKGANYGWPIATYGINYSGLKIPEARGGIVEGTDQPVWFWQHSPAVSGMAFYQSERFPAWRHSLFIGALKTKALLRLSLKGNDVVSEQRLLTDRAERIRDVRAGPDGYLYVLTDDRNGKLLRVGLEED, encoded by the coding sequence ATGCGAGGGTTGCTCGTTTTGTTATTTGCCACCGGCCTGCTGGGATTGCCCCTGGCGGCCAACGCCGCCCGCACCCAGGTCACGGAAGTGCTCGGCGGTTTGGAACACCCTTGGTCTTTGGCGTTTCTAAACGATGCCGGCGGGATTCTTATCACCGAACGACCGGGCCGGCTGCGCTATTGGCAGCCCGGTGCGTCGCTGTCGCCTCCGATTAGCGGCGTGCCGGCGGTGTATGCCCACGGGCAGGGAGGGCTGTTCGACGTCCTGCCCGCGCCGGATTTCGCCCAATCCCGGCGGATTTACCTCAGCTTCGCCGAGCAGGGCAAACAGGATGCGGGCACCGCGGTCGGCTATGGTCGTCTGTCGGAAGACAACCGCCATCTCGCCGATTTCAACATCATCTTCCGCCAGGGGCCGAAACTGTCCAGCGGCGAGCATTTCGGCGGCCGGCTGGCGTTTGATCGCCAAGGCATGCTCTATATCAGCTTGGGGGAAAACAATCGCCGCCCTACCGCTCAGTCCCTCAGCAAGCATCAGGGCAAAGTAGTGCGCCTGCACGCCAACGGCGAGGTGCCGGAGGACAATCCCTTTGTGCATCAGGAAAACGCGTGGCCGGAAATCTGGACCTACGACCACCACAACCCGCAGGGGCTGGCCATGAATCCCTGGACCGGCGATATGTGGGAGAATGAACACGGCCCGCGCGACGGAGACGAAATAAACATCCTGCATAAAGGCGCCAATTACGGCTGGCCGATCGCCACTTATGGCATCAATTATTCCGGGTTGAAGATCCCCGAGGCGCGCGGCGGCATCGTCGAGGGGACCGATCAGCCGGTTTGGTTCTGGCAACATTCACCGGCGGTAAGCGGAATGGCGTTTTATCAAAGCGAGCGCTTTCCCGCCTGGCGCCATTCGCTGTTCATCGGCGCGCTAAAAACCAAGGCGCTGTTGCGCCTAAGCCTGAAGGGAAATGATGTGGTGTCGGAGCAGCGCTTGCTAACGGATCGCGCCGAGCGTATCCGCGATGTCCGCGCCGGCCCCGACGGTTACCTCTATGTGCTGACCGATGATCGCAACGGTAAGCTGTTGCGGGTGGGCCTGGAGGAGGACTAA
- a CDS encoding glutathione binding-like protein, with amino-acid sequence MYRVSLLAPALQPLFVSLVRTPAKQRDAAAIERGIAACEKLFAIADGALEKQPWFAGDAFGIGDIPLGCLAYNWFNLAIKRQPRPRLEAWYQTLCERTAYQQRVMLPLN; translated from the coding sequence GTGTACAGGGTCTCTTTACTGGCCCCCGCGCTGCAACCGCTGTTTGTCAGCCTGGTGCGCACGCCCGCCAAACAACGCGACGCGGCGGCCATCGAGCGCGGTATCGCGGCCTGTGAGAAGCTGTTCGCCATCGCCGACGGCGCGCTGGAGAAGCAGCCGTGGTTCGCCGGCGACGCTTTCGGCATTGGCGATATTCCTCTCGGATGCCTGGCCTATAATTGGTTCAACCTGGCCATCAAGCGGCAACCCCGCCCGCGCTTGGAGGCCTGGTATCAGACGTTGTGCGAGCGAACGGCCTATCAACAGCGGGTCATGCTGCCGCTCAATTGA
- a CDS encoding serine hydrolase → MMKPVFSTQCYALALGTLLVLAIPVAHAAEAPPAAPEINARAYILMDYQSGKVLAEANADQRLDPASLTKIMSSYVIGQAMKAGKIHPADKVTIGKDAWATGNPVLRGSSLMFLKPGEQVTVDDLNKGIVIQSGNDASIALADHVAGSQDAFVSLMNQYAAALGLKNTHFLTVHGLDAQGQYSTVRDMTILSQALIRNAPDEYALYKEKEFTYNKIKQPNRNRLLWSGNLAVDGVKTGYTSGAGHNLVASATDNGMRLISVVLGAPTDGIRFRESEKLLTWGFRFYETVMPIPKDRPFTQQRVWFSDRSQVNLGVAQDAAITLPKGQLKNLKASFTLSSPHLEAPLAKDQVVGTINFSLDGNVIEQRPLVVMEEVKKGGIFRTLWDWILLKIHGLFS, encoded by the coding sequence ATGATGAAACCTGTTTTCAGCACTCAATGTTATGCCCTCGCTTTGGGCACCTTACTGGTTCTTGCCATCCCTGTTGCCCACGCCGCTGAGGCCCCGCCCGCCGCGCCGGAAATCAACGCCCGCGCGTATATCCTGATGGATTACCAAAGCGGCAAGGTGCTGGCGGAAGCCAATGCCGATCAGCGCCTAGACCCCGCGAGCCTCACCAAAATCATGTCCAGCTATGTCATTGGACAGGCGATGAAAGCCGGCAAAATTCATCCGGCGGACAAAGTGACGATCGGTAAAGACGCCTGGGCCACCGGCAATCCGGTTCTGCGCGGCTCGTCGCTGATGTTCCTGAAACCGGGCGAACAGGTGACGGTCGATGATCTCAATAAAGGCATTGTTATCCAATCCGGCAATGACGCCAGCATCGCGCTGGCTGACCACGTTGCCGGTAGCCAGGACGCCTTTGTCAGTTTGATGAATCAGTACGCCGCGGCGCTGGGGCTGAAGAACACCCATTTTCTGACGGTACACGGCCTCGATGCGCAAGGGCAGTACAGTACCGTGCGGGACATGACCATTCTCAGTCAGGCGCTGATTCGCAATGCGCCGGACGAGTACGCGCTGTACAAAGAGAAAGAGTTCACCTACAACAAAATCAAACAGCCTAACCGTAATCGTCTGTTGTGGAGCGGTAATTTGGCCGTCGATGGCGTGAAAACCGGTTATACCAGCGGCGCCGGTCACAATCTGGTGGCGTCGGCCACCGATAACGGCATGCGGCTTATTTCCGTGGTGCTGGGCGCTCCGACCGATGGTATTCGCTTTCGCGAGAGTGAGAAGTTGTTGACCTGGGGATTCCGGTTTTATGAAACCGTGATGCCTATTCCAAAAGACCGCCCCTTTACTCAACAGCGGGTGTGGTTTAGCGATCGCAGCCAGGTGAATTTAGGCGTCGCGCAGGATGCGGCGATTACCTTGCCGAAAGGGCAATTGAAAAACCTGAAGGCGTCCTTCACGCTCTCCTCCCCGCATCTGGAAGCGCCGCTGGCCAAGGATCAGGTGGTGGGCACCATCAACTTCAGTCTGGACGGCAATGTCATCGAGCAGCGCCCGCTGGTGGTGATGGAGGAGGTGAAGAAAGGCGGCATTTTCCGCACGCTGTGGGACTGGATCTTACTGAAGATCCACGGTTTGTTCAGCTAA